The genomic DNA TGGCGCTGGATACAGCCGTGATCACCACCTACCTGCTTCGACTCGAAAGCAGCAACTCATCGGCTTCGCTGGTGCGATTTATCGACCGCCTCCGGGACCCTTCGAGCGACTGACGCAACGGACCGCACCACTTAAGATTGGGCATCGGCACGAAGATTGCGTTCCGTTGCACTCATCAGCTCTGCCGCACTTATGCTGAGGGCAGCGGAGATTTTCAGTATCAATGCGAGCGTGGGCATGTGCTCCCCACGCTCGATCTTGCCCATATGCGAGCGAGCTATACCAGCCATGGACGCGAATTCATCCTGAGCGACTCCCTGCGCCAAGCGGGCAGCACGCACCGCTTGGCCGAAGGCCAGTGCCGGCTCGGCTTCATAGGTGGTTGTGCCAGGGGGGCGGCCCGGTTGAACGCTGCGCTTCTGCATCACCAGAAGCGTCGATCAATCGACCGAATTTAACCACGTTAAAGATATCTCTTTTGGCTATCATGGTGGCTCGCCTTTTTGATCCGATCGCTTTGTGGGGGCTCTCATGCACGACGCCACCAGCCAGTTTTCCTTTTCCAATTTCAGGCTTGCCATAGCGCCTGGCGTACCGTCATCGCATCTTTCGGCATTGCTTGCGTTGCAGCGTGCGGAAGAGCCGGAAGTCACCATTTCGTTTCATGAGGTCACA from Acidovorax sp. T1 includes the following:
- a CDS encoding helix-turn-helix domain-containing protein — protein: MQKRSVQPGRPPGTTTYEAEPALAFGQAVRAARLAQGVAQDEFASMAGIARSHMGKIERGEHMPTLALILKISAALSISAAELMSATERNLRADAQS